Proteins co-encoded in one Dreissena polymorpha isolate Duluth1 chromosome 12, UMN_Dpol_1.0, whole genome shotgun sequence genomic window:
- the LOC127852357 gene encoding uncharacterized protein LOC127852357: MLGYRVRLRKNITFFKAKCSGVIFTIVTFSVWYFIPTSSTELLALTGSKLKFLDDIPLEMGFQPFVDVEFPHVETDVPRIPHNIHQIWIRHHNNTEIDIEVPEQFEQYMKTFPKWNPSWKYYFWTHKTSRKLLEERHPELLTFYDKTLVPVQKSDLMRYVVVYEFGGLYADLDTSCLRSLDIVTTKYACIVLPEPFEDGIIWENIPYRIPNGVFFCRAKHPFLEQVLRTISGIKTVEASPTLIGPLFYTTQYRRYNNISDTDMYRVNISGDTSSPYFYKGELPESHDDAIYIPNTRYFLDQPHPWHRDKIKRICENPSKATLIIKRMCVVYTRRGFDRKPSNFTFLEHAYTFSFNSKIDWSKRKYIPVKKIQSNVQTYNGSRSLI, translated from the exons ATGTTAGGTTACCGTGTTCGTTTACGAAAGAATATTACATTTTTCAAGGCAAAATGTTCAGGAGTTATATTCACGATAG TCACCTTTTCAGTTTGGTATTTCATCCCCACATCCAGCACCGAGCTACTTGCACTGACAGGCTCGAAGCTTAAATTCCTCGATGATATTCCCCTGGAAATGGGCTTCCAGCCTTTCGTTGACGTAGAATTCCCGCACGTGGAGACGGACGTACCCAGGATACCGCACAACATCCACCAAATATGGATACGTCATCACAACAATACTGAAATCGATATTGAGGTGCCTGAACAGTTTGAACAATACATGAAGACATTTCCAAAATGGAATCCAAGCTGGAAGTATTACTTCTGGACACATAAGACGTCAAGAAAGCTGCTAGAAGAGAGACATCCAGAGTTATTAACTTTTTATGACAAGACCTTGGTGCCAGTTCAAAAATCTGACCTTATGCGTTACGTAGTTGTCTACGAATTCGGTGGCCTTTACGCAGATTTGGACACATCGTGCCTACGATCGTTGGATATAGTGACCACAAAATACGCATGCATTGTTTTACCCGAACCGTTTGAAGACGGTATTATATGGGAAAATATCCCGTATCGAATTCCGAATGGAGTTTTCTTTTGTCGCGCAAAACACCCCTTTCTGGAACAGGTTCTGCGGACTATATCCGGAATAAAGACAGTTGAAGCCAGTCCAACTCTCATCGGTCCACTATTTTACACAACGCAGTACAGACGTTACAACAACATAAGCGACACTGACATGTACAGAGTTAACATCAGCGGCGATACCAGCAGTCCCTATTTCTACAAAGGAGAACTTCCGGAATCGCATGACGATGCAATCTACATTCCAAACACGCGGTACTTTCTAGACCAACCACATCCTTGGCACAGAGACAAAATTAAACGTATTTGCGAAAATCCGAGTAAAGCAACGCTTATTATCAAGAGAATGTGTGTCGTTTATACGAGAAGGGGTTTCGATCGTAAGCCGAGTAACTTCACCTTCCTTGAGCATGCATATACCTTTTCATTTAATTCGAAAATCGATTGGTCTAAACGAAAATATATCCCAGTGAAAAAGATTCAATCTAATGTTCAAACATACAATGGAAGTCgaagtttaatttaa